Proteins co-encoded in one Marinobacter qingdaonensis genomic window:
- a CDS encoding multifunctional CCA tRNA nucleotidyl transferase/2'3'-cyclic phosphodiesterase/2'nucleotidase/phosphatase, with translation MQIYLVGGAVRDELLGLEVKDRDWVVVGATPDDMLQQGFKQVGADFPVFLHPKTREEYALARTERKQGRGYHGFTVYSAPDVTLEDDLKRRDLTINAMARDEQGDIVDPFQGRTDLERRLLRHVSEAFAEDPLRILRTARFAARFQPLGFRVCDETRALMQTMVADGEVGHLVAERVWQEIQRALHEREPGAFFEVLRDCGALAALIPELVPDEHFAAALSALRHIHQRQGSTEQRFAALMSPLPRPACEQRAEALKAPNDSKNLARLTAELLPAVADSANTLDADQLMALFDAADLWRRPERFADLLVVLACALPQNRQGAIASIERAAQAAAGVEPRTLLAQGFKGKALGEAIRQERLRRIAQVLSSPTT, from the coding sequence ATGCAAATCTATCTGGTCGGTGGCGCGGTGCGCGACGAACTGCTGGGTCTCGAGGTCAAGGACCGGGACTGGGTGGTGGTCGGCGCCACGCCCGACGACATGCTGCAACAGGGCTTCAAGCAGGTGGGCGCCGACTTCCCGGTGTTCCTGCACCCGAAGACCCGGGAGGAATATGCCTTGGCCCGGACCGAGCGCAAGCAGGGCCGCGGTTATCACGGCTTCACCGTGTACAGCGCCCCCGACGTCACCCTGGAAGACGATCTCAAGCGCCGGGACCTGACCATCAATGCCATGGCCCGGGACGAACAGGGCGACATCGTCGACCCGTTCCAGGGCCGCACCGACCTGGAGCGGCGCCTGCTGCGCCATGTCTCCGAGGCCTTTGCCGAAGACCCCCTGCGGATCCTGCGCACGGCCCGGTTTGCCGCCCGCTTCCAGCCCCTGGGCTTTCGGGTGTGTGACGAAACCCGGGCGCTGATGCAGACCATGGTGGCCGACGGTGAGGTGGGCCACCTGGTGGCCGAGCGGGTCTGGCAGGAAATCCAGCGCGCCCTGCACGAGCGGGAGCCGGGCGCCTTTTTCGAGGTACTCCGGGACTGCGGCGCCCTGGCCGCACTGATACCGGAGCTAGTGCCCGACGAGCACTTTGCCGCCGCCCTGTCGGCGCTGCGCCACATCCACCAGCGTCAGGGCAGCACCGAACAGCGCTTCGCCGCGCTCATGTCGCCCCTGCCCCGCCCCGCGTGTGAACAGCGGGCAGAGGCCCTGAAGGCGCCCAATGACAGCAAGAATCTGGCCCGCCTGACTGCCGAGCTGCTGCCGGCGGTGGCCGACAGCGCCAACACCCTGGACGCCGACCAGTTGATGGCCCTGTTCGATGCCGCCGACCTGTGGCGGCGCCCGGAACGATTCGCCGACCTGCTGGTGGTCCTGGCCTGCGCCCTGCCCCAGAACCGCCAGGGCGCAATTGCCTCGATCGAGCGGGCCGCCCAGGCCGCCGCCGGCGTCGAACCCCGGACCCTGCTGGCCCAGGGTTTCAAGGGCAAGG